A single genomic interval of Struthio camelus isolate bStrCam1 chromosome 9, bStrCam1.hap1, whole genome shotgun sequence harbors:
- the EIF4G1 gene encoding eukaryotic translation initiation factor 4 gamma 1 isoform X15, with the protein MMSQQPPIPPKRERKTIRIRDPNQGGKDITEEIMSGARTSSTPTPPQAGSGLEPQANGETPHVAVIVRPDDRPKPALVVSKPVSLEPSKSASPSPPPPLIPEVEPVLLSAVTLVPMEPPVDADTKAELGEAPPDPHETFSAVTTVPGAVELPLVPAPDVDTVVLEEEAAIPLLEPAPEVPELPEVQPVPVVPPMPAVPPVPAPASPPLVLQAPEAPAKPASPSPPPPQEEPCPEDTAEANGVLEEVPEPVPEAPVCQPAPVPAPEPVPVPVLDSPIAQPEELPLPNGVEGADKAEPSEEQPESDVSPISEPEEPAQSDTPTSPPAEEEEEEESEGPAEAQERSLSPAPAPSQTLEATAPVAVSVPKKKRRMKELNKKEAVGDLLDAFKESQISDSASEAENKPPISAPAHEAEDAAPTRPQEESEETWEEKEDKLAPEKGKAADQKYRYKEEQWKPLNPEEKKRYDREFLLGFQFIFASMQKPEGLPQITDVVLDKANKTPLRALDPIRLSSMNCSPDFTPSFANLGRPVMGNRGLPSGLGPRRSQQSQRKEPRKIIATVSLNEDVKLNKAEKAWKPSSKRASEEEDPENIKTQELLRRVRSILNKLTPQMFQQLMKQVMELSIDTEERLKGVIDLVFEKAISEPNFSVAYANMCRCLMGLKVPTTDKPTVTVNFRKLLLNRCQKEFEKDKDDDEIFEKRQKEMDDASAPEEKARMKDELEEARDKARRRSLGNIKFIGELFKLKMLTEAIMHDCVVKLLKNHDEESLECLCRLLTTIGKDLDFEKAKPRMDQYFNQMEKIIKEKKTSSRIRFMLQDVIDLRRNSWVPRRGDQGPKTIDQIHKEAEMEEHREHIKVQQLMSKDKRRGPPGPSSSSGRGSLVADDGWNTVPISKGNRPIDTSRLTKITKPGSIDSNNQLFAPGGRLSWGKGSSGGSGAKPADSGRPATSTLNRFSALQQSTPAESLESRRVVQRSSSSRDRSEKAGDRGDRESRSEKGSDRLERPDRGERGERNRSALTKRSFSKETEDRSREREKQGGPEAVRKAASMTEERDRSRETIKQEPAPSAEPPKPTLSEEELEKKSKAIIEEYLHINDMKEALQCVQELGSPSSLYVFVRNGIESTLERSTISREHMGVLLFQLVKAGTLSKEQYYKGLREILEIAEDMEIDIPHIWLYLAELITPILHEEGIPMEELFREITKPLVPIGKATTLLVEVLGLLCKGMSQKKAGKLWRDGGLSWKEFLPEDQDVNKFVTEQKLEYTMGDNSDTPSRKELTSEELCKQMDKLLKENSNNQRIYDWIEANLSEQQVSSNVFIRALMTSVCHSAIVFENPYRVDAQVIRNRAKLLQKYMRDEQKELQALYALQALVVKLDQPPNLLRMFFDALYDEDVIKEEAFYKWESSKDAAEQQGKGVALKSVTAFFTWLREAEDESDNN; encoded by the exons ATGATGAGCCAGCAGCCGCCAATTCCCCCGAAGCGAGAGCGCAAGACG ATTCGGATACGAGACCCCAACCAAGGTGGCAAAGACATCACTGAAGAAATCATGTCTGGAGCAAGGACctcatccacccccacccctccccag GCTGGAAGCGGTTTGGAGCCCCAGGCCAACGGAGAGACACCCCATGTAGCAGTTATTGTCCGGCCAG ATGACCGCCCGAAGCCTGCGCTGGTGGTAAGCAAGCCCGTCTCCCTGGAGCCCAGCAAGTCGGCGTCACcgtcgcctcctcctcccctcatcCCCGAGGTGGAGCCTGTGCTGCTCTCGGCTGTGACGCTGGTGCCAATGGAGCCCCCCGTGGACGCGGACACTAAAGCGGAGCTGGGCGAGGCGCCGCCCGACCCGCATGAGACTTTTAGCGCCGTCACTACAGTGCCAGGGGCCGTGGAGCtgcccctcgtgcctgcccccgaCGTGGACACTGTGGTCCTGGAGGAGGAAGCTGCCATTCCCCTCCTGGAGCCTGCCCCGGAGGTGCCTGAGCTGCCCGAGGTGCAGCCGGTGCCTGTCGTCCCCCCGATGCCAGCCGTGCCCCCGGTGCCAGCCCCGGCGTCACCTCCGCTCGTACTGCAGGCCCCTGAAGCGCCCGCCAAAcccgcctcccccagccccccgccaccccagGAAGAGCCCTGCCCCGAGGACACAGCTGAGGCCAACGGGGTCTTAGAGGAGGTGCCCGAGCCAGTCCCCGAGGCACCCGTGTGCCAGCCGGCGCCTGTGCCAGCACCTGAGCCGGTGCCTGTGCCCGTCCTGGACTCCCCCATCGCTCAGCCCGAAGAGCTGCCTCTGCCCAACGGGGTGGAGGGCGCCGACAAAGCGGAGCCAAGCGAGGAGCAGCCAGAGTCGGATGTCAGCCCCATCTCGGAGCCCGAGGAGCCGGCCCAGTCGGacacccccacctccccccctgcggaggaggaggaggaagaagagagcgaAGGCCCTGCTGAGGCCCAGGAGCGGAGTTTgagcccggcccctgccccttCGCAGACCTTGGAGGCGACCGCACCAG TCGCCGTGTCGGTGCCAAAGAAAAAGCGACGGATGAAGGAACTGAACAAAAAGGAGGCAGTAGGCGATTTGCTGGATGCCTTTAAAGAG TCTCAGATCAGTGACAGTGCCTCAGAGGCGGAGAACAAGCCCCCCATATCCGCCCCTGCCCACGAAGCGGAGGACGCAGCCCCCACCCGTCCCCAGGAGGAGTCAGAGGAGacgtgggaggaaaaagaggacaaGCTGGCCCCAGAGAAGGGCAAGGCCGCGGATCAGAAGTACCGCTACAAGGAAG aGCAATGGAAGCCCCTGAACCCCGAGGAGAAGAAGCGATATGACCGTGAGTTCCTGCTGGGCTTCCAGTTCATCTTTGCCAGCATGCAGAAACCTGAGGGACTGCCCCAGATCACGGATGTGGTGCTGGACAAG GCCAACAAAACACCTTTGCGGGCACTGGACCCCATCCGCCTCAGCAGCATGAACTGCAGCCCTGACTTCACCCCCTCCTTCGCCAACCTTGGCCGGCCCGTCATGGGTAACCGGGGCCTG CCCTCAGGGTTGGGTCCCCGCCGCTCCCAGcagagccagaggaaggagcccCGCAAAATCATCGCCACTGTGTCCCTCAATGAGGATGTCAAGCTGAACAAGGCCGAGAAGGCCTGGAAACCCAGCAGCAAGCGTGCCTCTGAGGAGGAGGATCCTGAGAACATCAAGACACAG GAACTGCTCCGCCGTGTCCGCAGCATCCTCAACAAGCTGACACCCCAGATGTTTCAGCAGCTGATGAAGCAGGTGATGGAATTGTCCATCGACACGGAGGAGCGGCTCAAGGGTGTCATCGACCTCGTCTTCGAGAAGGCCATCTCGGAGCCAAACTTCTCTGTTGCCTATGCTAACATGTGCCGTTGCCTTATGGGG ctcaAAGTGCCCACGACAGACAAGCCCACGGTGACTGTGAACTTCCGCAAACTGCTGCTCAACCGCtgccagaaggagtttgagaaggacAAGGATGACGACGAGATTTTTGAGAAGCGGCAGAAGGAGATGGACGATGCCAGTGCT CCCGAGGAGAAGGCACGCATGAAGGAtgagctggaggaggcgcgggacAAGGCCCGCCGGCGATCTCTGGGCAACATCAAGTTCATCGGGGAGCTGTTCAAACTGAAGATGCTGACGGAGGCCATCATGCATGACTGTGTGGTGAAGCTGCTCAAAAACCATGATGAGGAGTCTCTTGAGTGCCTTTGCCGCCTACTTACCACCATTGGCAAGGACTTGGACTTCGAGAAGGCGAAG CCCAGGATGGACCAGTACTTCAACCAGATGGAGAAGATCATCAAAGAGAAGAAGACATCATCCCGCATCCGTTTCATGCTGCAGGATGTGATTGATCTCAGACGG AATAGCTGGGTGCCGCGGCGAGGAGACCAGGGCCCCAAAACCATCGACCAGATCCACAAGGAAGCAGAGATGGAGGAGCATCGGGAACACATCAAAGTGCAGCAATTGATGTCAAAGGACAAGAGGAGGGGACCCCCCGGGCCATCCTCCAGCA GTGGACGCGGAAGCCTGGTCGCGGATGACGGCTGGAACACGGTGCCCATCAGCAAGGGCAACCGGCCCATCGACACCAGTCGGCTCACAAAGATCACCAAG cctggaTCGATTGACTCCAACAACCAGCTCTTTGCGCCAGGTGGGCGGCTGAGCTGGGGCAAAGGCAGTAGCGGAGGGTCTGGTGCGAAGCCTGCAGATTCAG GGCGACCGGCCACGAGCACCTTGAACCGCTTCTCAGCGCTCCAGCAATCCACCCCTGCCGAGAGCCTGGAGTCCCGTCGCGTGGTGCAGAG GAGCAGCTCCAGCCGCGACCGGTCAGAGAAggctggggacagaggggacCGGGAGTCGCGTTCGGAAAAGGGCAGCGACCGCCTGGAGCGTCCCGACCGGGGGGAGCGAGGAGAGAGGAACAGATCTGCCCTCACCAAGAGGAGCTTCAGCAAAGAGACAGAGGACAGGAGCCGGGAACGGGAGAAGCAGGGCGGCCCCGAGGCTGTGCGCAAGGCTGCTAGCATGACGGAGGAGCGGGACAGGAGCCGAGAGACGA ttAAGCAAGAGCCAGCACCTTCTGCAGAACCCCCCAAGCCCACGCTGTCAGAAGAAGAGCTAGAGAAGAAATCCAAGGCAATCATAGAGGAATACCTGCACATCAACGACATGAAG GAGGCCCTGCAGTGtgtgcaggagctgggcagccCCTCCTCGCTCTACGTCTTTGTGCGGAACGGCATCGAGTCCACGCTGGAGAGGAGCACGATTTCCCGCGAACACATGGGAGTCCTGCTGTTCCAGCTGGTGAAGGCTGGCACGCTCTCCAAGGAGCAGTACTACAAAGG GCTGCGGGAGATCCTGGAGATTGCAGAAGACATGGAGATCGACATCCCGCACATCTGGCTGTACCTGGCTGAGCTTATCACACCCATCCTGCACGAGGAAGGCATTCCCATGGAGGAGCTGTTCAG GGAGATTACAAAGCCCTTAGTGCCCATCGGGAAGGCCACCACGCTGCTGGTTgaagtgttgggcttgttgtGCAAGGGCATG agtcagaagaaagcaggcaaGCTGTGGCGGGATGGGGGCCTGAGCTGGAAGGAATTCCTGCCTGAGGACCAGGATGTCAACAAATTTGTCACGGAGCAG AAATTGGAGTACACGATGGGGGACAACTCGGACACGCCGAGCCGCAAGGAGCTGACCTCAGAGGAGCTGTGCAAGCAAATGGACAAACTGCTGAAGGAGAACTCAAACAACCAAAGAATATATGACTGGATTGAG gCTAACTTGAGTGAGCAGCAGGTCTCATCCAATGTATTTATCAGGGCCCTGATGACATCTGTGTGCCATTCGGCCATAGTCT TTGAGAACCCGTACCGCGTAGATGCCCAAGTCATCCGCAACCGGGCCAAGCTGCTGCAGAAGTACATGCGGGACGAGCAGAAGGAGCTCCAGGCGCTCTATGCCCTGCAGGCCTTGGTGGTGAAGTTGGACCAGCCTCCAA ACCTGCTGAGGATGTTCTTCGATGCCCTCTACGATGAGGACGTCATCAAAGAGGAGGCCTTCTACAAGTGGGAATCTAGCAAGGATGCAGCCGAGCAGCAGGG